From the genome of Desulfovibrio sp. JY:
GTGCTGGGATTGGCCGCCGTGGCCAGTGGGGACCCTGACCGCCTCGCGGCTTGGAGAAAGGGCCTCGCTTCCGCGACCACGCCGGGACTGCATTGGCTTGCGGTCCAGGCCGACATGCGCCTGGGAGGCCGGGAAGCCGGCATGGCGGCGCTTCGCGATTACCTTGACCATTGGCCATGGAGCGCCGGGGCCTTGCTTGTCCTGCACGACCTGGAGCGCGGCCTGGACACGGCGCGTACGCCGCTCCCCGGCGAACTGGCGATCTTTCTCTACACCTTCAACAAGGCCGACGACCTGGGCCGGACCCTCGAGGGCGTGCTGGCGAGCGCACTCGATCGGTACCGCATCTTCGTGCTGGATAACGGCTCCACCGACGCCACGCCCGAGGTGCTGGCCGCCTTTGGCGACCGCATCGGGCCGGAGCGGTTTTACACTGTGTGCGCGCCGGTCAACGTGGGCGCGCCGGCCGGCCGCAACTGGCTCAAGCATTTGCCCGAGGCGCAGGGAGCCGATTTCGTGGCCTATCTCGACGACGACCTGACCCTGCCGCCCGAGTGGGCGCTTCGCCTCGGCGCGGCCGTGGCCGCCTATCCCGACGCCGGGGTCTACGGCTGCCGGATCACCGACGCCGGAAATCCGGCCGTGCTCCAGGCGGCCGCGCTCCATCTCGCGCCCGGTGCCCCGGGCCAGCCCTTCGTCGCCACGGACTTGCATTTGCAAGGCCCGGACCTGGGCCAGTTCACCTTCTGCCGGCCGTGCCTGAGCGTCACCGGTTGCTGCCATCTCTTTTCCCGGCAAGCCCTCGATGCCGGCGGGGATTTTGACATCCGCTTTGCGCCGTCCCAATTCGACGATTTCGACCGCGATCTGCGCGCCGCTCTGGCCGGACGCTTTGCCGTGTGCCAGGGGCATTTGGCCGTGGGCCATGCCCGCAAAAGCGGGGCCGACACCCGCAAAAGCCGCGTCGCCGGGGCCAACGCCCACGGCAATATGCTCAAGCTCCAAGGCAAGTACGACGCCGGCGAGATCAAGCGGTTGCGCCGCGAACAGCGCATCCGGCTCTTGACCGATATCCGCAAAAAAGCCATCTGGCTCTCCCGCCGCGACACCGCGCGCGACAGCGAAACGCCAAAGGATGGGGGCTTATGAGCGAGGGAAAAGACGACGCCGCGCGCCTGCGCGAGCTTCGGGGGCAAATCCACGACCACGACTACCGTTATTACGTCCTGGACGACCCGACCATCGAGGACGCGGCCTACGACGCCCTCTACCGGGAGCTCAAGCGGCTTGAAGCGGCCCATCCCGAGCTCGACGACCCCAATTCGCCGACCAAACGCGTCGGCGGCACGGTGTTGCCGGCCTTTGTCTCCAAGCCGCACCGGCTGGCCATGTACAGCCTGGACAACGCCATGAGCGAGGAGGAGTGGCAGGATTTCGTGACCCGGGCGGCCAACAAGCTGGAAAAGGAAGGGCAGCCCTTCACGCGCACCTTCTGGGTCGACCCCAAGTTCGACGGTCTGGCCTTGGAGATCATTTACGAAAACGGCGTCTATGCCGGGGCGCTCACGCGCGGCGACGGCGAAGTGGGCGAAGACGTGACCGAAAACGTGCGCACGGTCAAAAACGTGCCGCTCGATTTGCGGCCCCATGCGGCCAAGGCGAATATCCCCGTGCCGGCGCTGCTCGAAGTGCGCGGCGAAGTGGTCATGACGCGCCAGGATTTTTACGAGCTCAACGAGCGCCAGCGGGAGCAGGGGGGCAAGATTTTCGCCAACCCGCGAAACGCCGCCGCCGGGTCGGTGCGCCAGCTCGATTCGAAAATTTCCGCCAGCCGCCCCCTGACCTTTTTTGCCTACGCCATCGGCGAAAAGGACTGGGCCGGGGCGGACCCGGGCTGGACCACCCATTCCGGCATCATGGAGGGGCTCGGCAAGCTCGGCCTGCCCGTGGCCAGGGAAGGCAAGGTCGCCCGGGAAGACGAGGTCTATCCGTATTTCAAGACCATGGGCGTGCGTCGGCCGGACCTGCCCTTCGAGATAGACGGCGTGGTGGTCAAGGTAGACAGCCTCGCCGATCAGGAGGCGCTCGGATTCACCGGCCGGGCCCCGCGTTTCGCCATCGCGCTCAAGTTTCCGGCCCACGAGGCCGAGACGGTGCTTAAGCGCATCGAGGTGCAGGTGGGGCGCACGGGCGTCCTGACCCCGGTGGCCATCCTCGAACCCGTGTCCCTGGCGGGGGTGACGGTGGCGCGGGCGACGCTGCACAACGAGGACGAGATCAAGGCCAAGGACCTGCGCGCGGGCGATACGGTGGTGGTGCGCCGGGCCGGGGACGTCATCCCCGAGGTGGTGCGCGTGGTGCCGGAAAAACGCCCGGCCGACGCCGAGCCGTTTCCCTTTCCGCACATCTGCCCGTCGTGCCATTCGCCTGCCGTGCGCGCTCCGGGCGAGGCGGCCTGGCGCTGCGTCAACCTGGCCTGCCCGGCCATGCTGCGCCGGGGCATCGCCTATTTCGTGTCCAAGTCGGGCCTGGACATCGAAGGCATCGGCAATAAGTGGGTGCGGGCGCTTATCGACAAGGGCATGGTGAAAACCCCGGCCGATCTTTTCAACCTGACCGAGATGGACCTCATCCCCATGGAGCGCATGGCCGAAAAATCGGCCGCCAATTTCGTGGCCGCCGTGGAAAAGGCCCAGCAAAACGCCACCCTGGCCAAGCTCATCGCCGCGCTCGGCATCCGGCAGGTCGGCACGCGCACGGCCCGGACCCTGGCCGAACATTTCCGCGACCTCGACGGACTTGCCGCCGCCACGTCCGAGGATCTGACCGCCTTGCCGGACATCGGCCCGGAAGTGGCGGGGTCGATCCGCGAGTTCTTCGACAATGCCGCCAACCGCGAACTCCTCGAACGTTTTCGGCAGATCGGCCTGTGGCCCGTCAGCGAGCCCAAAAACACCGTGTCCCCCGAAGCCACGCCCCTCGGCGGCAAGAAGTTTCTTTTCACCGGCACGCTGCCCGGCCTGTCCCGGGAAAAAGCCCAGGCGCTGGTCGAAGCCGCCGGCGGCCGGGTCGTGTCCGCCGTCTCCAAAAAGCTCGACTACCTCGTTGTTGGCGCGGACCCGGGCTCCAAACTGGCCAAAGCGCAATCCCTCGGCATTACCATTATGGATGCCGATGAATTTCAAAAATTATTGGGAGAAGAGGGTGCGAGAGGGGAAACCCTTTAAAAAGGGTTGTCCCCTCTCGCGCTCTCCCCTTCCTAAAGTTTCTAACGAGCTGGATGATAGTTGGATAACATCCTGTGACCGTTAAAAGTCTTGGGAAGGGGGGCCTGGGGGGAAACCTTTCTTCAGAAAGGTTTCCCCCCAGTTAACACCTTCAACGCGCCGGGGCGGGCGGCGGCGGCCATGGCCTGGGGAAAATCCGCAAAGGGGTAGACGGCTTCGATAAGGGGCGCGACGTCTACCAGCTTGTCGCGCAGATAGGCCGTGGCCAGATGAAAATTACCGCACCGCGAGCCGACGAGGCTGATTTCGTCCACCACCACCCGGGCCATGTTGACCGGGGTCGCGGCAAAGGTGGTGGTCTTGAGCACGATGGTCCCTTCCGGGCGCGTCAGGTCCAGGGCATGGGCCAGGCCCTCGGGGCGGCCCGTGGCCTCGACGACCAGGTCGAAGCGACCGAATTCCTTGAGCAGGGCGGCGACGAGGCCGTCATGGCTGTCATCGCGGCGCGTGGTGACCCCCTGGTCGGCGGCAATGGCCAGCTTGCGGGCGTGGCGGCCGGCCAGGACGATGTCCGGGCATTGGTGGCGCAGGGAGCAGGCGGACAGGATGCCGAGCTTGCCGTCGCCAAGGACCAGCACGGCCATGTCGGCGGTGAGATGGAGCTGTTGCCCGGGTTCCAGGGCGGCGGCCAGGGGTTCGATGAACACCGCTTCGCGGTCCGAGACAGTGTCCGGGATTTCGTGGAGCAGTGGGACCGGCATGGTGACGTAGCCGGCGAACGCGCCGTCCTTGCCGGCGATGCCAAGCGTGGTGCGGTTGGGGCAGTGGCGCGGCCCGGTGGTCAGGCAGGTCGGGCAATGGCCGCAGCCCAGGTTGATTTCCGCCGTCACCCGCCGGCCGACCAGTTCCGGATTCCCCGGCGCCTCGGCCACGACGGCCACGAACTCGTGGCCCGGGATGCCGGCAAACCCCATGTACCCCTTGAGCAACTCCAGGTCGGTGTTGCAGATGCCGGCCATGCGGACCTGAAGCAGCGCTTCGCCGGCAAGCGGCCGGGGATCGGGCCTTTCGACCACATGGACACTCCCGTTGTCAAAGACGACGGCCTGCATGGGCGGCTCCTTTTTTGTCTGGCGCAATCAGGGAAAACAACCTAACCAAATCATAAGCTTTGTTCAATTGATGCCCGGAAACGCCACCGGCGTGCAACGGATATCTTTTCAAGGCGATAAGAAGGCGTGATGCAACAAGACATGGTGTGCGAGGCGGTTTTCGATCCGGCAGACGACGGCGGGCGTGGCACGCGGCTGGATGTCTTCTGGAGTGTCCGGCTGGCCGGGGAGGACGTCACCCGGGCACGGGTGCGCGCGGCCATCGAGGACGGGCAGGCGAGCGTGGACGGCGCGCCCTGCCGCAAGCCCGGAACCAAGCTTCGCGGCGGTGAGGCGCTGACCCTGCGCCTGCCGAAGCTCTCCAGCGAGACCGGGGCCGAGGCCGGGGCGCTGACGCTGCTTCATGCCGACGCGGACGTGATCGTGCTGGACAAACCGGCCGGGCTCACCGTGCATCCGGCTCCGGGGCTGCCCGAGGGGACGCTGGTCAACCGGCTCTTGTACCGTTTCCCGCAGCTTCACGACATGGCCGGTGAGCGGCCGGGCATCGTCCACCGTCTGGACAAGGACACGAGCGGCCTGTTGCTGGTCGCCCTGACCGAAGCCGCCAGGCAGGCCCTGGCCGCCGATTTCGCGGCGAGAAGGGTGCGCAAGACCTATCTGGCCCTGGTGCACGGCCGGCCCGACCGTGACGGCGGGGACATCCGCCTGCCGATCGGCCGCGACCCCAGGAATCGGACCAAAATGGCGGTGGCGGCCAAAGGCGGGCGCGAGGCCGCAACCCGCTGGCGGCTGGTCTGGAGTGCGCCGGACGATGCGGCCAGCCTTTTGGAAGTGGACATTTTCACCGGCCGCACCCACCAGATCCGGGTGCATCTGGCGGCCATCGGCCATCCCATCGTCGGGGATGCGGTCTACGGCGCACTGCAACATACCGCCTGGAAACGCCGGCCAGGTGTCCTGGCCCGGCTGGCCACGCGCCAGATGCTTCACGCCTGGAAGCTGTCCTTTGTCCATCCGGGTACTGGGGAGACGTGCTCCTACCGTTGCCCGCCGCCCCCGGATTTCTGGCGGCTGGTGCTGCTCCTTGGCCGTCGCTGCCAACGGGTGGGGCTGGTCGGCATGCCGGGCTGCGGCAAGTCGGCCTTGCTCAAGGTCTTTGAGGCGGCCGGCTCTCCGGTCTTTTCCGCCGATGCGGCCGTGGGCAGGCTCTATGCCCCGGGAGGCGGCGGGGCGCACATGCTGGCCGGGCGCTTCGGAGAGAAGGCGCTCGGACCGGACGGCTCCGTCGACAAGGCCTGGTTGCTTACGCGGATGCTCGAAAACGAATCCTTCCGGCGGGAGGTCATGGAACTGGTGCATCCGCTGGTTCGGGCGGAACTGGATGCTTTCCTGCAAGCGAACGTCACGGCCCGGGTAGCCTTTGCCGAGGTGCCGCTGCTTTTCGAATCGGGTTGGCCTTGGCAGGACGTTGCGGATATGGTTGTCGGAGTTCGTTGTTCCTTGGAGACGCGCCGGGAGCGCCTCACCGGCGGGCGTGGCTGGGACGGGGATCTGGCCGACCGCATGGACGGCTGGCAGTGGCCCGAGGCGGCCAAGCTGGCCAAATGCCGGTTCGTGGTGGACAATGACGGCGACCTGGACAGTTTGACGCGCCAGGGACGGGACGTCCTGGACGGACTGGCCGCGTTGCGCCGCCGGGAGGCGTTTGACCGCCTGCAATGGTTGCGGGATCGGGGTTATGCGCCGGGGCCGCTGCCCGCCACCGGAGGCGGGCAATGAAATGATACCGCTTCGCGACAATGTGCCAAGTTCCCGCCGGCCACTCGTGACCTGGACGATCATTGCCCTGTGCGCGCTGCTTTTTTTCTTCGAGCAACTGCTGCCGAATCGTGCCCTGTTCGAATTTTTGTATATCTATGGCGTGGTCCCGGCCCGCTACACCGATCCGGCCTATGCCGCCATCATGGGCTATCCCAGGGGCGGCTACGAATCCATGGTCACCTACATGTTTCTGCACGGCGGCTGGCTGCATTTTCTGCTCAACATGTGGGTGCTGTGGATATTCGCCGACAATGTGGAGGAGGCGCTCGGGCCGTTGCGGTTTGCCCTGTTCTACCTGGCCTGCGGCGTGATCGCCGTCTGCACCCACATTCTTTTCAACTGGAACGCCACCATGCCGGTGATCGGGGCCTCCGGGGCCATCGCCGGGGTGATGGGGGCCTATTTCCGCCTGTTTCCCCGGGCCAGGGTGGTGACGCTCATTCCGATTTTCATCTTTCCCTGGATCATCGAACTCCCGGCCGTGGTCTTTCTGGGCATCTGGTTTTTCCTGCAACTGCTTTCCGGCGTCAGTGGCTCGGTCAGCGGCAGCGGGGCCAGCAGCGTCGCCTTCTGGGCCCATGCCGGCGGTTTCGTCGCCGGGCTCGGGCTTGTGCGCCTCATTTTGCCGCACGGCTGCGAGTTCTGCTTCGATCCCCGCAACCGGCGCTACGATCGGGAAGGATAGGACGCGTTCGAGGCCCCGTCCTCTCCTCTCACAAGGCCTGGGCCACCCAGACGACGCGCCCTACGATGCGGGCATGCCCGGTATCTCCGATCACCGCTTCCGCAAGCGCGATCCCTCTGTCCTCGTCCGTCGTTTCCCTGTCGTCGTCTCCTCCGCAGGGCAGCATGCGTACCACCAACCCCTTGCCCAGGATATCCAGGGCGAACGGGGCGGTTTTTTCCCGCGTCTGCCGGGCGGCGGCGTTTGGCCCATCCCTCGCGTCCCGGCAGGTGTCCACCACCAGATAGGCCCCTTTGTGGATGCGCGGTTCCAGGGCCGGACTGTCCATGCGGACCACGAACCGGCTCGGACCGACGATACGGGGAGCCAGGGCGATGCGTTCGATCTCGCGTAACTGCCAGTGGCCCGTACGGGGATGGGTGACGGCCATGGCGAAAACCGGGGTCATGGCCACCGGACAATCGGGCGGGGCGTCCCGGCCCTTGCCCTGGAAGACCCAGTCCGGATCGAGATCGTATTCGCGGCAATGGCGCATGATCCATGAACTGAAGGCGGCCGCATCCATTTCGGTCGTCAAGGCGCTCGTGATAAGGCCCAGGCGGTTGGCACCGTCGTTGGCCCCCCTGGCGCAAAGGGCTGTCTTCAATCGGGCAAGAATGGCGTCACGTGCTTGTTGTCCCATGTGAACCCCCGGTTTCCCACACAATAAGCACGAATGATTTATATGTAAATATATTTAATGCTATACTTTAATAAACATTCCTTTTGGATGCTCTGTAACGGGCCGCCCAGGCGTGCAACACAAAAAAAAGCCGTCTCCACCCAGGATACGGCAATGCGATGATGGGTGCGACAGAAACGGAATGGAAAGAGGGATCAGATTTCCTGGATGACCCAGATCGCCTTGCCGACGGGGGTGATTCCCGGAGTTTCCAGGGGAAGATGCTGCGCCGGATGGGAGGGATTGTCAGCGAGCAGGGAGAGTCGCTTGGCTTCGAGATCGCGCACGACGCGTTTGATGACCAGTCCTTCGCCGGGAAAGTCGAGGGCATAAATTTCGCCGGTGCGCATACGCACGACGTCGCAATCGATGCCTACATAGGCGCCGTGGCGGATGACCGGCTCCATGCCGGCGTTGTCCATTTTGACCACGAGCAAGTTCGGCCGCGACAGCGACTCGATAAGCGGGATGCTTTCCAGGCGTTCCCGCTGCCAAACCCCGGTTTCGGGATCGGTGCGGGCCATGGCATACACGGTCGTGCGTGCGGGTGTGGCCGCGTATTCGTGGGCGGTTTCGCGCACGCCAGACACGCCTTCGGACATGGCAAAGCCCTCTCGCCTCGAAGCGGGTTCCTGCCCGTATAAAATCCAGTCCGGCTCCAGGCCGCAGGCCCGGTACAGCGTGATGAGCCAGCCATCGGGGATGGTATTTTTCTTTTTGGCGTCGGAAATGCTGGATTGCTTGATGCCGAGCAGAGCTGCGATCTCCGTCTGGGTCCGGGTCTTCGTGGCCGCCTGGATCCTGGCATAAGCGTCTTCGAAGGTGTCGGGCTTCACGCAGCCTCCTGCATGGCGGTGTTTTGCATGGCAGGTTTCATAAAGCAACTTACTGCAAAAAATAATTATGAATCTATAATAGTCATAACTAATACACGATTTCATGGAACGCGTCAACGCGTCGGCGAAATAGAGAAAATCGCACTCTGGTAGGAAAAAAACGACCCGGCGGGCGAGCCGGGAACAGGCGTAACGCTGTGCTGTTCCCGGCGCTGCCGCGGGACGGGCGGCGTCTTTCGGCGGGGCTAGAGTTCCTGGAAAACCCAGGTGACACGGCCGACAACACGCTCGGCTGCGCCGTCGGCGGGAATGCACTGATCGGCATAGGTCTGATTTTCCGAGCGCAGAATGAGCCGGCCGTTTTCGGCATCGTGCACAATACGTTTGATGATGAGCCCTTCCATGGGCATATCCAGAGCGTACAGGCCGCCAGAACGAATGGTCTTGCGGTCCTTGTCGATGCCCACATAGGCTCCACGATGGATGACCGGTTCCATGTCGCTTTCGTCCATGCGCACGATGACCAGGGATGCTTTATGGAATTGTTCCGGAACGGCCAATGTTTCCGCGCTGGCGACGGTTGCTTCTTCCTGTTCCGGTTCCGGCGTGGACATGGAGGCCACGGGCATCTGGTAATACTTGGGCTTGCGGCCGTAGCTGTCGCCGGATTCCCGCACATGCAGGGCGCCGCCGCGCTTATCACCCAGAAATTGCGGCTGTTCTCCGTCGATGATCCAGTTGGGATTGAGGTTGTATATCTGGTACAGCTTGATCAGCCAGCTATCCGGAATGGATTGACGGCGCTTGGCGTCGGAAATGCTGGACTGACGGATATCGAGCATCTTGGCGATCTCCACCTGGGTGCGCATGCCCGTCGCCTGCTTGATCCGGTCGAATGCGTCGTCAAAGCGGTTGATGGTTTCCTGAGGGGTCCCTTCGTTCATAATGCCTCCGAGTACATCGGTTATCGTCAAATATTCGTGGCGGGACGCCCGCAGGGGGAGGCGGTTTCTTTTTCGCCACGAATATCGCGTTTTCGTCGGTTATTCCGCATTGCCTCTGCCACACATCCGACGGCCGACGACATTGACCGGCAACGGCTGCTGGAAAATACGATCTTCAATAATCGGTGGGAGATTTTCAGGTCGTTCTGGAAACGGCATATAAGTCTGTACCTGCCAAGCCGATCGCAAGTGCAATATTATGAATGCTGCGAAAGTATAAGTCAAGAATACAAGTGGCAGCAGGGTTAATCCTCCGGTTCTGGGGCGCGTTGCACTGCTACGATCCGGCGAAGCGTTGGCATGTTAACGGCAGGATACGAAAAGCACTACGCCCAGGCCCTCAGCGCCCTTTGGGATACGCCTGAAAACGAGCGCTGTCCTTTGTCGCTACACATGTATGGTCGAATGTCCCTTGGGGGCGCGCAGTTGTTCGTGGCCGCAACGATCGCTTCGAAGGGGCGAGCGGGGTGTGACAGGCAACTCGCCCGGTCGCGCGTCGTCGGTTCGATGCGACGAGGATCACGTCCGCCGGACAGGCGAGGGATGCCGACCGTATGGCAACACGCCTCGTGTGGCCTCGTGTTGCCCCCCTGGAAGGAGTCCGTACGGATTTTGCTGACAAAACAGTTGAACAATTATTTTTTTGAAAAATATGCGCTGCTGCCGTATCGGCAAGCTCGCAGGATATCGAACCGGCGAATGCGTACGTTGCCTCGATGAAACTGTCAATAATTTTCTACTAATCAAATAGATAATATTGAGCTATAGCTTGGTTGAAAATGGGCAAAAAGTCACCGTTTTGTCACGAAAACTCCGTAGAAAGCCTGCCCCAGGCTGATGCCGCCGTCGTTGGACGGGACCCTTCTCTGGCTGAGCGGGGTCAGGCCGCGTTCCCGCAGGGCTGGCGGCAGGAGTGTCGCAATCGTCCGATTTTGCAGCACACCACCTGAAAGCGCCACCCGGGCGATGCCTGTGCGTGTGGCCATTTCTCCGGCCAGGGCGGCCAGACCCGCAACAAGACCAAGATGGAACCGACGGGCGATGCGGCCTGCCGATTCCCCTCGCGCCGCGTCCGTTGCCGCCTGCCGGAACAGCTCCAGCGTTTCCAACCGCGCCGGGCTTTCGGACAGGCCGACGGGACAGGCATACGGCCGCGCTTCCGACATGTCCTGGGCACGCTCCAGGAGGATGGCCGCTTGTCCCTCGTAGTCGATGGCCTGGCACACGCCTATGGCCGCCGCCACCGCGTCGAAGAGCCTGCCGCAGCTTGTGGTCACCGGACAGTTGAGTCCCTTTTCCAGCATGGTCCCGACAAGGCGCGTGGCGCTTTCCCGGCCCGTGATCCAGGGCCACGGCAGGCCGTCACCCGGCTCCTTGTCGCCCAAAAGAAAATGGCAGGCCTGGGCGATGCGCCAGGGTTCACGCACGGCCGCATCCCCGCCGGGCAGGCGCATGGGCGCGAAATGTCCCAACCGCTTATAGGTTCCCGCGCCCGGATCGACGAGCAGGCATTCCCCGCCCCAAAGCGTGCCGTCCTCGCCAAGGCCCGTGCCGTCCAGGGCCAGCCCCAAGACCGGCTCCATGAGGCCATGCTCGGCCAACACGGCGTAGATGTGGGCGACATGGTGCTGCAGGCGCAGCACCGGCACGGCGTTTTGTTCCAGGGCGAAGCGGGTGGAGGGGTAATCCGGGTGCAGATCGGCCACCAGCGCCTCGGGCCGCACCTTGAGCACGCCTTGCAGATGGTCCAGGATCTCCTGGTAGAATCCGAAGGCTTCCAGGGATTCCAGGTCGCCGATGTGCTGGCTGACAAAGGCCTGGTTGCCCTTGGTCAGGCACAGCGTGGCCTTGAGCATGGGCCCCAGCCCGGCGACCGGCGGCCCGGACACGGGCAGGATCACCGGCGTTGGCACGTAGCCCCTGGCCCGACGCAGAAACATGTGCCGTGGCGTATGCCCGCCGTCCGGGGCGACATCGGCTTCCAGGGGGCGGACCACGGAATCGTCGGTGCGGATCAGGATGTCCCGGTTATGTAGGAGAAAAATGTCGGCGATGGCGGCAAGCCGGGCGAGCGCCTCGCGGTTGCCCAGGCTGATGGGCTCGCCGCCGGCATTGCCCGAAGTCGCAACCAGCGCCGCCGGCCGGTCCCCGCCGATGGCCGCGGCATAGTCGCCAAGCAGGATGTGGTGCAGGGGCGTGTAGGGGAGCATGATGCCGATTTCGGTGGTATCCGGCGCGATGGCCGGCGACAGGCCGCTCTCCGGGCGCACGGGTACGAGGGTGATGGGCCGCGCCGTGCCGGTCAGCAGTTCTTCGGCGCGCGGCCCTACCGCGCCGATACGCTTGGCCGCGTCGAGGTGCGGCACCATGACCGCCAGGGCCTTGGACGGCCGGTGTTTGCGACGGCGCAGCTCCCGCACGGCCGCGTCGTTGGTCGCGTCGCATAGCAGATGGAAGCCGCCGAGTCCCTTGACCGCCGCGATGGCCCCGTCCGCCAGGGCCCGGGCAAGACGCCTGATAGCCGCATCGCCCTCGGCCAGGCGCGTTCCCGAGGCGTCCGTCAGCCAGACCTTCGGCCCGCATACCGGGCAGGCGTTGGGCTGGGCATGGAACCGGCGGTCGGCCGGATCGGCGTATTCGGCGGCGCAGTCCGGGCACAGCGGGAAACAGGCCATGGAGGTGGTTTCCCGGTCGTAGGGCACGCTGCGGGTGATGGTGTAGCGTGGCCCGCAGTTGGTGCAGTTGGTGAAGGGATAGCGGAAACGCCTATTGGCCGGATCGGTCATGTCGGCCAGGCAGTCGGGGCAGGTGGCCACGTCCGGGCTGATAAGCACCTCATGGCCGCTGCCGGGAGCGCTTTTGTCGATGCGAAACGCCGTCTCGCCGCTTGGTTCGGCCGGGGTTTGGTCATGATGAAGGATGCGGGCCAGGGGCGGAATCTCAGCCGGCAGGCGGCGGCCGAAAGCGGCGACCGCGTCCGTCGTGCCCTCGACCTCGATAACCACGCCCTCGGGCGTGTTCTGGACGAATCCCCCGAGTTCAAGCTCCCGGGCCAGCCTGTAGACGAATGGGCGAAATCCCACACCCTGGACCTGGCCGGCCACAAGGTGGCGGCAGCGTGCGCGTATTGGCATGGGGGGAGAAGGTAGCCGTCTTTGACCGCGTGTCAACGGGACCTGGGGGTACGGCCAAATGTGAGCATAAGGCTGCGCAGCCGGCCTGTGACGAAACGTTTGGGCTCGAAGCAAAGCGGCGAAAGCGCGGCGGGGAGCTCGAATCCGGCGATATCGAAGGCGTCCGGCCGCTCCATGGGGAAAACGAGGTCCTCGGCCTTTGCTCCCGGAAGTCCCAGGGCGTTGGCCTGTCCCCAGAGCGGAATGTCCCCTGGCGCAAGCCCGAACCGGGTGTAGATCGTCGTATCCAGGGCCACCGGATTGGCCGCCGCCGCCAGCATCCCCAAAGGAAACGCCTCGCCGTAGGCCGGGCCG
Proteins encoded in this window:
- the hypF gene encoding carbamoyltransferase HypF, whose amino-acid sequence is MPIRARCRHLVAGQVQGVGFRPFVYRLARELELGGFVQNTPEGVVIEVEGTTDAVAAFGRRLPAEIPPLARILHHDQTPAEPSGETAFRIDKSAPGSGHEVLISPDVATCPDCLADMTDPANRRFRYPFTNCTNCGPRYTITRSVPYDRETTSMACFPLCPDCAAEYADPADRRFHAQPNACPVCGPKVWLTDASGTRLAEGDAAIRRLARALADGAIAAVKGLGGFHLLCDATNDAAVRELRRRKHRPSKALAVMVPHLDAAKRIGAVGPRAEELLTGTARPITLVPVRPESGLSPAIAPDTTEIGIMLPYTPLHHILLGDYAAAIGGDRPAALVATSGNAGGEPISLGNREALARLAAIADIFLLHNRDILIRTDDSVVRPLEADVAPDGGHTPRHMFLRRARGYVPTPVILPVSGPPVAGLGPMLKATLCLTKGNQAFVSQHIGDLESLEAFGFYQEILDHLQGVLKVRPEALVADLHPDYPSTRFALEQNAVPVLRLQHHVAHIYAVLAEHGLMEPVLGLALDGTGLGEDGTLWGGECLLVDPGAGTYKRLGHFAPMRLPGGDAAVREPWRIAQACHFLLGDKEPGDGLPWPWITGRESATRLVGTMLEKGLNCPVTTSCGRLFDAVAAAIGVCQAIDYEGQAAILLERAQDMSEARPYACPVGLSESPARLETLELFRQAATDAARGESAGRIARRFHLGLVAGLAALAGEMATRTGIARVALSGGVLQNRTIATLLPPALRERGLTPLSQRRVPSNDGGISLGQAFYGVFVTKR
- a CDS encoding helix-turn-helix domain-containing protein produces the protein MNEGTPQETINRFDDAFDRIKQATGMRTQVEIAKMLDIRQSSISDAKRRQSIPDSWLIKLYQIYNLNPNWIIDGEQPQFLGDKRGGALHVRESGDSYGRKPKYYQMPVASMSTPEPEQEEATVASAETLAVPEQFHKASLVIVRMDESDMEPVIHRGAYVGIDKDRKTIRSGGLYALDMPMEGLIIKRIVHDAENGRLILRSENQTYADQCIPADGAAERVVGRVTWVFQEL